ACGTAAAGCGGCTCGGCCCCTTACGGGCTTGACATGGGACAGGGAAGTTCAAAGCCGAAATATAAATGAAATTTTATTCACGGCAAACGCGGATAGTTTTCATTTGAAATTAATTCGATAAATCCCTGATTGGGTAATAAGATCACCCTATAGTGCACGGGCCAGCCATTGACTGAACTACCCATAAGCGAGCTAGAGTTCATTACGCATTCTTGACTGAGTGCTCATTAACTATTTGAAAGGTTTTGTTTCTTGAGTAAAAGATTCTTGCCGATCGCTGCGTTCGCAGCGGCACTGGTATCCCCGTTTTTGGCAGTTGCTCCCGCCGAAGAGTCACATGCGGCAGGCCCTACGTGCACCGCCACACATAGGGCAAAAGGGGAAGACGGATATGATGCCCGAGCCGCCATCTGCTGGGAACATAAAAACAAAAAGACATTCTACTATGTCAGAGGCGAAAGCCTGAACACCAAAAAGAGACCGTTCTTCGTAGGAAAACATATCGACATAATGATCGCCAAAGAGGACGGCGAAAAGTGGACACTCGAAGGAAAAGTTAGAGACAGGATCAATGTCACTGACACTGAAGGAAATATCCTCAACGCAGGGAAAGGTGGGTACGTCGGATGGACAAAGAAAATAGACGACGAAGACGATCACCTTTCGTTCGATGTTCTAGCATACCCCGAAGGGGCTAAGATTGCTAAAGCAAGCTCTCCAGACTGTGTTCCCAAAGATGGGAAGCCTTGTGGAGACATCACGTGGAAATCAGTCAACATTGGAGATGGCCAGTATCTTGTGGGAGCCCGCATTGTAACGGGATACTATATCAAAAAAGACACATCCACACTGTGCCGGCAGGGACTTTACAACAACTGGCACTGCGAAGGAATCCCCAATGGGGAAAAAATTGAAAAAAAGTAAATCTTAAAATTTGACGCCTTATCAATCAAACCAGTCAGCTGTCATTACGACATAATCGTTCTGATTTTGTCGATCACCCCTCAAGTGGTTGTCAGACCCCTAAGGGGCGATACGGCAACACTATCTGGATGTGTAACCTTCTCTTGTTGAAGGTTACACATCCATTTGTGCCGAAAAACTAAAATACCGTCTTCTTGTTATAAAAATTGACAATATTTTTCTCTGGTTTAATGGATTAAACGCTTGTTCTGTCGATAGCTTAGTGTGGCGAATCAAAAAGAGCGCAGCAGGTTACGAGGCTACTCCCCGGGCACGCTGGTTTGCCCTTAGGAAGTGGCCGGGTGAGGGCGTCCGTAACGGGACCACACTTCGCGGGAACACGTGCCCGACCGGCCACGGTGCCACGCCGAACCGGCGAGCAGGTGGTGAGTCGTCTCGGCGGCCCCTGCCGTGATGTCTGGCCGCCTGTCTTCCGCTTCGCTTCCGGGGAGGCCGCCCGCCCGCTTGTCGGTGCGGGCGGTGAACACGATCGAGAACTCCTGGCGGACCTCGCCGTCGTCGTAGGCGATGACGTGTCGCGGGTCGGAGTAGATACCCACGATGTCGGTGAGCTCCACGATCAGCCCGGTTTCCTCGGCGACTTCGCGCAAGGCGGCTTGTCGGGTGGTCTCGCCGATGTCCTGTGCTCCGCCGGGCAGGGCCCACAGGTCGTTGTCGGTGCGTTCGATCAACAGCACACGGCCGGACTCGTCACGGCCCACCACGGCCACGGCCACCACGAGGCTGTTGGCCGTCGGGGCCTGCGGGTCGCCGTAGTAGTCCCGTTTGCTCATGGCTTCTGCCTCTCAGGTCAACGCCGAAGCACCGTCCCACACAGCATCGAAGCTGTCCGCGTAGGTGCTGAACAGATCACCCGCCGCGAGACGGCGAACGTGCATGGCTGGCGCGTGAGCGGCGAGCTCGCCGAACACGTGGGGACCGACGATCACCTCGTCATCGAAACGGTAGACCGAGGGCGACAACGGCAACCCGATGCATCAGAACAGCATCGAGTACTGGTAGCGCGAGGTACGGGAGGCAGCGGGCTGCGAAGACGTCCGCCGCCACGAGCTACGGCATTTCTACGCGAGCGGACTGATCGCTTCGGGCTGTGACGTGATGACCGTGCAGCGGGCGCTCGGCCACTGCACACCGTCGATCACCTTGCACACCTACTCGCACTCGTGGCCGTCAGCCGAGGACCGGACCCGCGACGCAGCCGCCCGGACAGACGCCGAAGTCCTGGGAGACGTTGACGAACACCTGACGAACGACGAATCGAGTCAGGCCGCTGAGCTGCCGGAACGGCGTCCGCTACACGTTGAAGCGGAACTCCACCAC
This portion of the Actinopolyspora lacussalsi genome encodes:
- a CDS encoding hypothetical protein (product_source=Hypo-rule applied) translates to MPLSPSVYRFDDEVIVGPHVFGELAAHAPAMHVRRLAAGDLFSTYADSFDAVWDGASALT
- a CDS encoding hypothetical protein (product_source=Hypo-rule applied; cleavage_site_network=SignalP-noTM) codes for the protein MSKRFLPIAAFAAALVSPFLAVAPAEESHAAGPTCTATHRAKGEDGYDARAAICWEHKNKKTFYYVRGESLNTKKRPFFVGKHIDIMIAKEDGEKWTLEGKVRDRINVTDTEGNILNAGKGGYVGWTKKIDDEDDHLSFDVLAYPEGAKIAKASSPDCVPKDGKPCGDITWKSVNIGDGQYLVGARIVTGYYIKKDTSTLCRQGLYNNWHCEGIPNGEKIEKK
- a CDS encoding ADP-ribose pyrophosphatase YjhB (NUDIX family) (product_source=COG1051; cath_funfam=3.90.79.10; cog=COG1051; pfam=PF00293; superfamily=55811), with protein sequence MSKRDYYGDPQAPTANSLVVAVAVVGRDESGRVLLIERTDNDLWALPGGAQDIGETTRQAALREVAEETGLIVELTDIVGIYSDPRHVIAYDDGEVRQEFSIVFTARTDKRAGGLPGSEAEDRRPDITAGAAETTHHLLAGSAWHRGRSGTCSREVWSRYGRPHPATS